The Listeria welshimeri serovar 6b str. SLCC5334 genome has a window encoding:
- the dnaX gene encoding DNA polymerase III subunit gamma/tau: MAYQALYRVFRPQSFQDVVGQEHVTKTLKNAIVQNKTSHAYLFSGPRGTGKTSAAKIFAKAINCEHGHDGEPCNECEICKGTTDGSIPDVLEIDAASNNGVEEIRDIREKVKYAPTVAKYKVYIIDEVHMLSTGAFNALLKTLEEPPKHVIFILATTEPHKLPLTIISRVQRFDFKRITTQDIIGRLKFILEEEKIPYDEKALMIVARAAEGGMRDALSLLDQVISYGSEEVTVEDALEITGSVAQNLLTKLVSAAFDGDAAEAISTLTALLAEGKDPVRLVEDLLVFFRDVLLYQKAPNLEETLERALIDDDFVALAKRADSLKVYEFVKILNTAQQQMRFSNHPGIYVEVALVQLTQAGQSAVSGGNVPTDAASGSDFADLKRQMEQMHQELQALKKQVANGAGAAPAEKPAQNRGGSKKAINNGKQFKAPIGKINHVLGQAKKENLQLIRGCWGELLSMLMASQAALLNDAEPVAASEDTFVLKFKHEIHCQMAMDNPNFVETITSSIARLTQVNYTFIGIPEDQWAEVRENFLHSHGSDGDAEESSGPEARKPAEDPFVAEAAKLVGEDLLEIKD; encoded by the coding sequence ATGGCGTATCAGGCTTTGTATCGGGTTTTTCGGCCGCAGTCGTTTCAGGATGTTGTTGGGCAGGAACATGTGACGAAAACGCTTAAAAATGCCATTGTGCAAAATAAAACATCGCACGCTTATTTGTTTTCGGGGCCTCGTGGGACTGGGAAGACGAGCGCGGCGAAGATTTTTGCGAAGGCTATCAACTGTGAACACGGCCATGACGGGGAGCCTTGTAATGAATGTGAGATTTGCAAAGGGACGACGGATGGGTCTATACCAGATGTTCTTGAAATCGATGCTGCCAGTAATAATGGTGTTGAAGAAATTAGGGATATCCGGGAAAAAGTAAAATATGCGCCAACTGTGGCGAAATATAAAGTATATATTATTGATGAAGTGCATATGTTGTCGACGGGAGCGTTTAATGCGCTACTAAAAACGCTAGAAGAACCGCCGAAACATGTCATTTTTATTTTGGCAACAACAGAACCACATAAACTACCATTAACAATTATTTCACGGGTACAACGCTTTGATTTTAAACGAATCACGACCCAAGATATTATTGGACGTTTGAAATTTATTTTGGAAGAGGAAAAAATTCCTTATGATGAAAAAGCACTAATGATAGTAGCCCGTGCGGCTGAAGGTGGAATGCGTGATGCACTTAGTTTGCTTGATCAGGTTATTTCTTACGGCTCAGAAGAAGTTACAGTGGAAGATGCGCTGGAAATCACTGGATCTGTTGCTCAAAACCTGCTTACAAAACTAGTAAGTGCAGCATTTGACGGTGATGCGGCAGAAGCTATTTCAACACTTACAGCTTTACTTGCAGAAGGGAAAGATCCAGTTCGTCTGGTGGAAGATTTGCTTGTATTCTTTAGAGATGTGCTGCTTTATCAAAAAGCGCCGAATCTGGAAGAAACGCTAGAACGAGCTTTAATTGATGATGATTTTGTTGCTTTGGCAAAAAGAGCGGATTCGCTTAAAGTGTATGAGTTCGTTAAAATTTTAAATACGGCTCAACAACAAATGCGTTTCTCGAATCATCCAGGTATTTATGTCGAAGTTGCACTTGTACAGTTAACGCAAGCTGGTCAATCAGCAGTAAGTGGCGGGAATGTGCCGACAGATGCGGCTTCTGGAAGTGACTTTGCTGATTTAAAACGCCAAATGGAACAAATGCATCAAGAACTTCAGGCTCTAAAAAAACAAGTTGCAAATGGAGCCGGGGCAGCACCAGCTGAAAAGCCAGCACAAAATCGTGGCGGTTCTAAAAAAGCAATAAACAATGGTAAGCAATTTAAAGCACCTATTGGTAAAATTAATCATGTACTGGGTCAGGCTAAGAAAGAGAATTTACAGTTAATCCGTGGCTGTTGGGGTGAGTTGCTGTCAATGTTGATGGCGTCTCAAGCAGCTCTTTTAAATGACGCAGAACCTGTAGCTGCATCTGAGGATACTTTTGTGTTAAAATTTAAGCATGAGATTCACTGTCAAATGGCAATGGATAATCCCAACTTTGTCGAAACCATTACATCGAGTATTGCACGACTTACACAAGTGAATTATACTTTTATTGGAATCCCGGAAGATCAATGGGCTGAAGTAAGAGAAAATTTTCTTCATAGTCATGGTAGCGATGGAGACGCGGAGGAAAGTTCGGGACCAGAAGCTAGAAAACCAGCGGAAGATCCTTTTGTAGCAGAGGCGGCGAAACTCGTTGGCGAAGATTTGCTTGAAATTAAAGATTAA
- a CDS encoding DUF3284 domain-containing protein, which yields MNVTQKLYISQKECFDTLVSSAIYDVKNATGKTIQMRKLEGYKYQRTMSNGALATTKIVKVTPYDLYQFETSSRVNTHTTTYTIKATSETTCEVTYNELIETEKAMNKMNNIIVGFMFGFFRKKRVKNLLKSIELSVINESKKKQEKLAAKSEQ from the coding sequence GTGAATGTCACACAGAAATTATATATTTCTCAAAAAGAATGCTTTGATACACTTGTCAGCTCAGCAATCTATGATGTGAAAAATGCCACTGGTAAAACAATTCAAATGCGGAAATTAGAGGGATATAAGTACCAACGGACAATGTCTAACGGCGCACTTGCTACTACAAAAATTGTAAAAGTAACTCCTTATGATTTGTATCAATTTGAAACAAGTAGCCGAGTAAATACACATACAACGACTTATACAATAAAAGCTACTAGCGAAACAACTTGCGAAGTGACATATAACGAATTAATTGAAACAGAAAAAGCAATGAATAAAATGAATAATATTATTGTTGGTTTTATGTTTGGCTTCTTCCGAAAAAAACGCGTGAAAAACTTGCTTAAATCAATTGAGCTTTCCGTTATTAATGAGAGTAAGAAGAAACAAGAGAAATTAGCTGCTAAAAGTGAACAATAA
- a CDS encoding DUF3188 domain-containing protein codes for MKIVNALFIISIGLIIIMFSPSYGKDGMASVPLLVTGLAVVLIGCVFIVLKIRKDKKEKN; via the coding sequence ATGAAAATTGTTAATGCACTATTTATTATTAGTATAGGTCTTATTATTATTATGTTTAGTCCTTCTTATGGAAAAGATGGAATGGCTAGTGTACCTCTTCTAGTTACAGGACTTGCGGTTGTTTTAATTGGCTGTGTATTCATCGTGCTAAAAATCCGTAAAGATAAGAAAGAAAAGAATTAG